A genomic window from Camelus ferus isolate YT-003-E chromosome 9, BCGSAC_Cfer_1.0, whole genome shotgun sequence includes:
- the DEDD2 gene encoding DNA-binding death effector domain-containing protein 2: MALSGPTPAPSWEEDECLDYYGMLSLHRMFEVVGGQLTECELELLAFLLDEVPGAAGGLARARSGLELLMELERRGQCDESNLRLLGQLLRVLARHDLLPHLARKRRRPVSPERYNYGTSSSSKRTEGSCRRRRRSSSSSNARQGQWETGSPPTKRQRRSRGRPSSGARRRRRGGPVNPQQQQESARPTSEGKVTCDIRLRVRAEYCEHGPALEQGVASRRPQALARQLDVFGQATAVLRSRDLGSVVCDIKFSELSYLDAFWGDYLSGALLQALRGVFLTEALREAVGREAVRLLVSVDEADYEAGRRRLLLMEEEGGRRPTEAS, encoded by the exons ATGGCGCTGTCCGGGCCGACCCCAGCCCCGAGCTGGGAGGAGGATGAGTGCTTGGACTACTATGGAATGCTGTCGCTTCACCGTATGTTCGAGGTGGTGGGCGGGCAGCTGACCGAGTGCGAGCTGGAGCTGCTGGCCTTCCTGCTGGACGAGGTCCCCGGCGCCGCCGGCGGCCTGGCGCGTGCCCGCAGCGGCCTGGAGCTGCTGATGGAGCTGGAGCGCCGCGGGCAGTGCGACGAGAGCAACCTGCGACTGCTGGGGCAACTCCTGCGAGTGCTGGCTCGTCATGACTTGCTGCCACACCTGGCGCGTAAGCGGCGTCGGCCAG TGTCTCCAGAACGCTACAACTATGGCACATCCAGCTCTTCAAAGAGGACGGAGGGCAGCTGCCGCCGCCGTCGGCGATCAAGCAGTTCTTCAAATGCCCGGCAGGGTCAGTGGGAGACAG GTTCTCCCCCAACTAAGCGGCAGCGGCGGAGTCGAGGCCGTCCCAGTAGTGGTGCCAGACGGCGGCGGAGAGGGGGTCCAGTCAacccccagcagcagcaggagtcAGCCAGGCCCACCTCAGAAGGCAAAGTGACTTGTG ACATCCGGCTGAGGGTGCGAGCGGAGTACTGCGAACATGGGCCAGCCTTGGAGCAGGGTGTGGCATCCCGGCGGCCCCAGGCACTGGCACGGCAGCTGGACGTGTTTGGGCAGGCCACTGCGGTCCTGCGCTCACGGGACCTGGGCTCTGTGGTCTGTGACATCAAGTTCTCGGAGCTCTCCTATCTGGACGCCTTCTGGGGTGACTACCTGAGTGGTGCCCTGCTGCAGGCCCTGCGGGGCGTGTTCCTGACTGAGGCTCTGCGTGAGGCCGTGGGCCGGGAGGCTGTCCGACTGCTGGTCAGTGTGGACGAGGCCGACTACGAGGCTGGCCGGCGCCGCCTGCtgctgatggaggaggaggggggacgGCGCCCAACTGAGGCCTCCTGA